In Paracoccus aminophilus JCM 7686, a single window of DNA contains:
- the mauA gene encoding methylamine dehydrogenase (amicyanin) small subunit, protein MLGNFKFDDMVEKLSRRVAGRTSRRSVIGKIGTAVAGVAIVPLLPVDRRGRVSRAAAEGATHAPGPREARGKWEPQDHDVQSCNYWRHCSIDGNICDCSGGSLTTCPPGTKLATASWVASCYNPTDGQSYLIAYRDCCGANVSGRCPCLNTEGELPVYRPEFGNDIIWCFGAEDDAMTYHCTISPIVGKAS, encoded by the coding sequence ATGCTGGGGAATTTCAAATTCGACGATATGGTCGAGAAACTGTCGCGCCGCGTTGCTGGTCGCACCAGCCGCCGCAGCGTGATCGGCAAGATCGGAACCGCAGTCGCTGGTGTGGCCATTGTGCCGCTGCTGCCGGTTGACCGCCGTGGCCGCGTCAGCCGCGCTGCCGCCGAAGGCGCAACCCATGCGCCCGGCCCGCGTGAGGCCCGTGGCAAATGGGAGCCGCAGGACCATGACGTTCAGTCGTGCAACTACTGGCGCCACTGCTCGATCGACGGCAACATCTGCGACTGCTCCGGCGGCTCGCTGACCACCTGTCCTCCGGGCACCAAGCTTGCGACCGCGTCGTGGGTGGCCAGCTGCTACAACCCGACCGATGGCCAAAGCTACCTGATCGCCTATCGCGACTGCTGCGGTGCGAACGTGTCGGGCCGCTGCCCCTGCCTCAACACCGAGGGCGAGCTGCCGGTCTACCGTCCGGAGTTCGGCAACGACATCATCTGGTGCTTCGGCGCAGAAGATGACGCGATGACCTATCACTGCACGATCTCGCCGATCGTCGGCAAAGCCAGCTGA
- a CDS encoding MauE/DoxX family redox-associated membrane protein, producing the protein MQAILHEPLLTMALRVFLALLFATAALSKLSRIEEFYGVVRNFRLLPDGLSRVVAFVLPVFELAVAVGLVIRPLAVPAAAAAAALLIVFALALAINVVRGRTYIDCGCFRQGLKQPVSWLLVGRNIVLTALALAVAYLLPSVPAAGLADGFVGLMAGVLAMVLYFSASLLGGLAAAQSSTHSAKGR; encoded by the coding sequence ATGCAGGCGATTCTTCACGAACCACTGCTCACGATGGCACTGCGGGTCTTTCTCGCATTGCTCTTCGCGACAGCGGCTCTGTCGAAGCTGAGCCGCATCGAGGAGTTCTACGGCGTCGTGCGCAACTTCCGTCTTCTGCCCGATGGGCTGAGCCGTGTCGTTGCGTTCGTGCTGCCTGTTTTCGAGCTGGCAGTAGCCGTAGGGCTGGTCATCCGGCCGTTGGCGGTTCCCGCCGCTGCGGCCGCCGCTGCCCTGCTGATCGTCTTCGCTTTGGCGCTGGCGATCAACGTGGTCCGCGGACGGACCTATATCGACTGCGGTTGCTTCCGTCAGGGCCTGAAGCAACCCGTGAGCTGGCTGCTGGTCGGGCGCAATATCGTGCTCACCGCTCTGGCTCTGGCCGTCGCCTATCTTCTGCCGTCCGTTCCGGCGGCCGGTCTGGCGGATGGCTTTGTCGGGCTGATGGCAGGCGTGCTTGCCATGGTGCTCTACTTCAGCGCTTCGCTGCTTGGCGGTCTTGCCGCCGCGCAATCATCCACTCATTCCGCGAAAGGACGCTGA
- a CDS encoding response regulator transcription factor: MQEQPAFSCPKTGFRTALIVEDHPLFGDALVMTLQTVEGIETVEHCETLEAALSRIEVGPAPDIVFLDLHLPDVTGLEGLMALRQAAPLLPVVIVTSAAEPRTVRSALLAGAAGFLSKHSRRDLFHTALETIGRGQVFVPEVSLSALIDAKKLTPQDEAIRRLSQLTRQQAKILEQVCAGKMNKQIAHDMSIAETTVKAHITAIMRKLGVYSRTQAVLMAREAQGPGPLSGH; the protein is encoded by the coding sequence ATGCAGGAGCAACCCGCCTTCAGCTGCCCGAAAACCGGCTTTCGCACCGCGCTGATCGTCGAGGACCATCCGCTGTTCGGCGATGCGCTGGTGATGACGCTGCAAACGGTCGAAGGGATCGAGACGGTCGAGCATTGCGAAACCCTCGAAGCGGCGCTGTCCCGGATCGAGGTGGGCCCCGCGCCCGATATCGTCTTTCTCGACCTGCATCTGCCGGATGTGACCGGGCTCGAGGGGCTGATGGCTTTGCGTCAGGCCGCGCCGCTGTTGCCGGTGGTCATCGTCACCTCGGCGGCGGAGCCGCGCACCGTGCGCTCGGCCCTGCTGGCCGGGGCGGCGGGCTTTTTGTCGAAACATTCGCGCCGCGATCTCTTTCACACCGCGCTTGAGACCATTGGGCGCGGGCAGGTCTTTGTCCCCGAGGTCAGCCTGAGCGCGCTGATCGACGCCAAGAAGCTGACGCCGCAGGACGAGGCCATTCGTCGCCTCTCGCAGCTGACCCGGCAACAGGCGAAGATTCTCGAACAGGTCTGCGCGGGCAAGATGAACAAGCAGATCGCCCATGACATGTCGATCGCCGAGACCACGGTGAAGGCGCATATCACCGCGATCATGCGCAAGCTCGGGGTCTATTCGCGCACGCAGGCGGTGCTGATGGCCCGCGAAGCGCAGGGCCCCGGCCCCTTGTCGGGCCATTAG
- the mauB gene encoding methylamine dehydrogenase (amicyanin) large subunit has protein sequence MATPRNILPADLARLLCAGLTCSVLALGTAYAETAAAPQTEGQKQAAEGAAKLAKGEDDEPHIGTMPKADAHRVYVNDPAHFAAITQQFIIDGASGNVLGMTDGGFLPNPVISNDGTVIAQVSTVFERIARGKRTDYVEVFDTETLLPSADIELPNTPRFLIGTYPQMSTLTPDNKTLLFYQFSPSPAVGLVDLANKKFDRMIDVPDCYEMFPTANDTFYMHCRDGSMAKVEFGGAEPKISHSEVFHGEDDHLINTPAYSMKAKKILWPTYTGKIYPVDLSGDQAKVDKAIEAFTEAERKEGWAPGGWQPIAFHRVKDRIYLLADKREEWTHKDPSRFVFVIDAKTGERVKKIEMGHEIDAINVSQNAEGTLLYGLSTGDRTLYIYDEETGKEVRHVDQLGRGPQVITVSDMES, from the coding sequence ATGGCCACTCCACGCAATATTCTGCCCGCAGATCTGGCGCGCCTGCTGTGCGCAGGCCTGACCTGCTCGGTGCTCGCGCTTGGCACGGCTTATGCCGAGACCGCCGCGGCCCCTCAGACCGAAGGCCAAAAGCAGGCTGCCGAAGGCGCCGCGAAACTGGCCAAAGGCGAGGATGACGAGCCCCATATCGGCACGATGCCGAAGGCTGACGCGCACCGCGTTTATGTGAACGACCCGGCACACTTCGCCGCGATCACCCAGCAGTTCATCATCGACGGCGCTTCGGGCAACGTGCTTGGCATGACCGACGGTGGTTTCCTGCCGAACCCGGTCATCTCGAATGACGGCACGGTTATCGCTCAGGTCAGCACCGTGTTCGAGCGCATCGCTCGTGGCAAGCGCACCGACTATGTCGAGGTCTTCGATACCGAGACCCTGCTGCCCTCCGCTGACATCGAGCTGCCGAACACCCCGCGCTTCCTGATCGGCACCTATCCGCAGATGTCGACGCTGACGCCCGACAACAAGACCCTGCTTTTCTACCAATTCTCGCCCTCGCCGGCGGTGGGTCTGGTCGATCTGGCGAACAAGAAGTTCGACCGCATGATCGACGTGCCGGATTGCTACGAGATGTTCCCGACCGCGAATGACACCTTCTACATGCACTGCCGTGACGGCAGCATGGCCAAGGTCGAATTCGGTGGCGCCGAACCCAAGATCAGCCATTCGGAAGTCTTCCACGGCGAAGACGACCACCTGATCAACACGCCTGCCTATTCGATGAAGGCCAAAAAGATCCTGTGGCCGACCTATACCGGCAAGATCTACCCGGTCGATCTGTCGGGCGATCAAGCCAAGGTCGACAAAGCGATCGAAGCCTTCACCGAAGCCGAGCGCAAAGAGGGCTGGGCTCCGGGTGGCTGGCAGCCGATCGCCTTCCACCGCGTGAAAGACCGCATCTATCTGCTGGCCGACAAGCGCGAAGAATGGACCCACAAGGATCCGAGCCGCTTCGTCTTCGTCATCGACGCCAAAACCGGCGAGCGCGTGAAGAAGATCGAGATGGGCCACGAGATCGACGCGATCAACGTCAGCCAGAATGCCGAAGGCACGCTGCTTTATGGTCTCTCGACCGGCGACCGCACGCTCTACATCTATGATGAAGAGACCGGCAAAGAAGTGCGCCACGTTGACCAGCTCGGCCGCGGCCCGCAGGTCATCACCGTCTCTGACATGGAGTCGTAA
- a CDS encoding methylamine utilization protein MauF, with amino-acid sequence MSQSADLTGALWAVIGVAALAGGVLSTWSPCGYSSISLLRPNGRGVKAAIGWLPTFAMHGVGYAVGAVILGTLLGAIGALAGFTGFASTVALSVLAIIGLLYGAHQLDFLRVPYPQRRAQVPHDARNRFPKWVIGGLYGLSLGLDYLTYVQTPLLYMMTLAAVFTGHIPAAIAVIALFNLGRYLPVAVNLLPCKDYAIQAWLARNQERAAIADGAILVALGAAFAVLALI; translated from the coding sequence ATGTCGCAAAGTGCGGACCTCACCGGTGCGCTCTGGGCGGTTATTGGCGTGGCAGCACTGGCGGGCGGCGTTCTGTCGACCTGGTCGCCCTGCGGCTATTCTTCGATTTCGCTGCTGCGTCCCAATGGGCGCGGCGTCAAGGCCGCTATCGGCTGGCTGCCGACCTTTGCCATGCATGGGGTCGGTTATGCCGTTGGTGCGGTCATTCTGGGAACGCTTCTGGGCGCTATCGGCGCACTCGCGGGCTTTACCGGCTTTGCCTCGACTGTGGCTTTGTCGGTTCTGGCCATCATCGGTCTGCTTTATGGGGCGCATCAGCTGGATTTCCTGCGCGTGCCCTATCCGCAGCGCCGGGCGCAGGTGCCGCATGACGCGCGCAACCGGTTCCCGAAATGGGTTATTGGCGGTCTTTACGGTCTGTCGCTGGGTCTCGACTATCTGACCTATGTGCAGACTCCGCTGCTTTACATGATGACCCTCGCGGCGGTCTTCACCGGGCATATCCCGGCGGCAATCGCTGTTATCGCGCTCTTCAATCTCGGTCGCTACCTGCCGGTCGCAGTCAATCTGCTGCCCTGCAAGGATTACGCCATCCAAGCTTGGCTGGCCCGGAACCAAGAGCGTGCGGCAATTGCCGATGGAGCGATTCTGGTCGCTCTGGGTGCTGCCTTTGCGGTGCTTGCCCTGATCTGA
- a CDS encoding YaiI/YqxD family protein codes for MTTLYIDADACPVKAEAERVATRQAVPMVLVCNGGIRPSANPLVSLVIVDAGLDVADGWIADRCGPGDVVVTSDIPLADRCVKAGARVIQPNGEVLTEANIGQRLALRDLMSDIRSADPFHQGGGRPFGKTDRAQFLQALDRVLTQARRG; via the coding sequence ATGACCACGCTTTATATCGATGCCGATGCCTGCCCGGTGAAAGCCGAGGCCGAGCGCGTTGCGACCCGTCAGGCCGTGCCGATGGTGCTGGTCTGCAATGGCGGCATCCGGCCCTCGGCCAATCCGCTGGTCTCGCTGGTGATCGTCGATGCCGGGCTCGATGTCGCCGATGGCTGGATCGCGGATCGCTGCGGGCCGGGCGATGTCGTCGTGACCTCGGATATTCCGCTGGCCGACCGCTGCGTGAAGGCGGGAGCGCGGGTGATCCAGCCCAATGGCGAGGTGCTGACCGAGGCCAATATCGGCCAACGGCTGGCTTTGCGCGATCTGATGAGCGACATCCGCTCGGCCGATCCGTTTCATCAGGGCGGCGGGCGGCCCTTTGGCAAGACCGATCGCGCGCAGTTTCTGCAAGCACTCGACCGGGTGCTGACGCAGGCGCGGCGCGGCTGA
- the mauD gene encoding methylamine dehydrogenase accessory protein MauD has translation MTFLVASNILLWLAFLGVTLVLLGVVRQVGLLHERSSPMGAMITDHGPDMGDKAPEFELPDYFGRSVKIGGPAADGRQTLIMFTAPTCPVCDKLFPIIKSIAKAEKISVIMISDGAQDEHKRFLDKHELGQIRYVVSAEAGMAFQVGKIPYGVLIDSDGVIKAKGLTNTREHLESLLEADKSGFASLQQFMSSRKKQAA, from the coding sequence ATGACTTTCCTGGTTGCCTCAAACATTCTTCTCTGGCTCGCCTTCCTGGGAGTGACGCTTGTCCTTCTTGGCGTGGTGCGTCAGGTCGGGCTGCTGCACGAGCGTTCCTCGCCGATGGGCGCGATGATCACCGATCACGGCCCCGATATGGGCGACAAGGCTCCTGAGTTCGAGCTGCCCGATTACTTCGGCCGGAGCGTCAAGATCGGTGGCCCCGCCGCCGATGGTCGTCAGACCCTGATCATGTTCACGGCGCCGACCTGCCCGGTCTGCGACAAGCTTTTCCCGATCATCAAGTCGATCGCGAAAGCCGAGAAAATCTCGGTCATCATGATCTCGGACGGCGCGCAGGATGAGCACAAGCGCTTCCTCGACAAGCATGAACTCGGCCAGATCCGCTATGTCGTTTCGGCTGAAGCCGGGATGGCCTTCCAGGTCGGCAAGATCCCTTATGGCGTCCTCATCGACTCGGATGGCGTCATCAAGGCGAAGGGCCTGACCAACACGCGTGAGCATCTGGAAAGCCTGCTCGAAGCCGACAAATCCGGTTTCGCCTCGCTGCAGCAATTCATGTCGAGCCGCAAGAAACAGGCGGCCTGA
- a CDS encoding amicyanin, translating into MSDAGCGAMPLHPARLTFPKEKDMISGMKTRSLLAALALATLGATGAFAEDKVTVPSHDAVAAAEAPKDAVVVNIAKMKYETPEIKIKPGQTVVWINQEAMPHNVEFQAGVTGEAALKGPMLKKEQAYSVTFNEAGEFPYHCTPHPFMRGKVIVE; encoded by the coding sequence ATGAGCGACGCCGGATGCGGGGCCATGCCCCTGCATCCGGCACGCCTCACATTTCCCAAGGAGAAAGACATGATTTCTGGGATGAAAACCCGGTCGCTTCTGGCCGCTCTCGCCCTGGCAACGCTCGGCGCAACCGGCGCGTTTGCTGAAGACAAAGTCACCGTTCCCTCGCACGACGCCGTCGCCGCTGCTGAAGCGCCGAAAGATGCCGTGGTCGTGAACATCGCCAAGATGAAATACGAAACCCCTGAGATCAAGATCAAGCCGGGTCAAACCGTCGTCTGGATCAACCAGGAAGCCATGCCCCATAACGTCGAGTTTCAGGCTGGTGTGACCGGTGAAGCGGCGCTGAAAGGCCCGATGCTCAAGAAGGAACAGGCCTATTCGGTCACCTTCAACGAAGCTGGGGAATTCCCCTACCACTGCACGCCGCACCCGTTCATGCGCGGCAAGGTCATCGTCGAGTGA